A stretch of the Uranotaenia lowii strain MFRU-FL chromosome 3, ASM2978415v1, whole genome shotgun sequence genome encodes the following:
- the LOC129755790 gene encoding eukaryotic translation initiation factor 4E-like: MAGETDEEVERRRGSAEQNHTEQYGIVDPDRIIKNPLQFQWTLWYQEPDKNKSWGDNLNEVATVGVVEDFWRLYNHIKSPSDLKTECDCSLFEQGIRPMWDDEKNFRGGRWVINVPRQQHHELDKYWLDTILCRIGEVFDNPEEICGAVVNIRQKTDEIAIWTSTVMNRDAPMPEKP; the protein is encoded by the coding sequence ATGGCTGGCGAAACCGATGAGGAGGTTGAGCGACGACGGGGGAGCGCCGAGCAAAATCATACCGAGCAGTACGGCATCGTCGATCCGGATCGCATCATCAAGAATCCGCTGCAATTCCAGTGGACGCTCTGGTATCAGGAACCGGATAAGAACAAGTCGTGGGGAGACAATCTGAACGAGGTGGCCACCGTCGGTGTCGTTGAGGACTTCTGGAGATTATACAACCACATCAAGAGCCCGTCGGACCTGAAGACCGAGTGCGATTGTTCGCTGTTCGAGCAGGGCATCCGCCCCATGTGGGACGACGAGAAGAATTTCCGCGGCGGCCGGTGGGTGATCAACGTGCCCCGGCAGCAGCACCACGAATTGGACAAATATTGGCTGGATACGATATTGTGTCGGATTGGCGAGGTTTTCGATAATCCTGAAGAAATTTGCGGTGCCGTCGTGAACATTCGACAGAAGACGGATGAAATTGCGATTTGGACCTCCACCGTCATGAACCGGGACGCGCCGATGCCGGAGAAGCcgtaa